Proteins encoded together in one Candidatus Xianfuyuplasma coldseepsis window:
- the hisH gene encoding imidazole glycerol phosphate synthase subunit HisH, which translates to MIVIIDYDVGNLQSLQQGFSRANMETIISNDSDIIQQADVLILPGVGAFPDAMKDLKQTGLIPIIDQHVANGKLLVGICLGMQLLFEASEEFTYTEGLGYIDGTVKALNIPYKVPHMGWNDLTVIKEDPITCTISNGDYVYFIHSYYVNTSLENVIAYTNYGVDIPAIVRKKNIIGMQFHPEKSGRVGLRLLQAIKEMIR; encoded by the coding sequence ATGATTGTCATCATTGATTATGATGTTGGGAACCTTCAATCGCTGCAACAAGGATTCTCCCGTGCCAACATGGAGACGATCATCTCCAATGATTCCGACATTATTCAACAAGCAGATGTTTTAATTCTTCCAGGCGTGGGTGCCTTTCCCGATGCGATGAAGGATCTCAAACAAACTGGTTTAATTCCAATTATCGATCAACATGTCGCTAACGGTAAACTCTTGGTTGGTATCTGTCTTGGAATGCAGCTTTTATTTGAAGCTAGTGAAGAGTTTACGTATACAGAAGGTCTGGGTTATATTGATGGCACAGTCAAAGCGTTAAACATTCCTTACAAAGTTCCACATATGGGATGGAATGATCTAACCGTCATCAAAGAAGACCCGATCACTTGCACCATCTCAAATGGTGACTACGTCTATTTTATCCACTCGTACTATGTCAACACATCACTAGAGAATGTCATTGCCTATACCAATTACGGTGTCGACATTCCCGCAATCGTCCGTAAAAAGAATATTATTGGTATGCAGTTTCATCCAGAGAAAAGTGGACGGGTGGGGCTTCGACTATTACAAGCAATCAAGGAGATGATTCGATGA
- the hisA gene encoding 1-(5-phosphoribosyl)-5-[(5-phosphoribosylamino)methylideneamino]imidazole-4-carboxamide isomerase: MIIFPAIDIKNGACVRLQQGDFTTSTTYRDNPVQVAQEYERDGASWIHIIDLDGAETGNNTNILVIKDIVEQTSIKIQVGGGIRSEETIRTLLDIGVTRVIVGTFALKQPQALQRLLVDYPNQIIVSVDSKDGFVTYHGWQEQSTKTTLSFSKELEALGVQTIVYTDIAKDGMMQGPNINDYQTLQQQTSLNIIASGGVSTYDDINTLRELGLYGAIIGKALYIKQLNLKEAIRCSQNESFPV, translated from the coding sequence ATGATTATTTTCCCAGCAATTGATATCAAAAATGGAGCTTGTGTTCGATTACAACAAGGGGACTTTACAACAAGCACAACCTATCGTGATAACCCCGTGCAAGTAGCCCAAGAATATGAACGTGATGGAGCATCGTGGATTCACATTATTGATTTAGATGGTGCCGAGACTGGAAACAATACCAATATCCTTGTCATAAAGGATATCGTTGAACAGACCAGTATAAAGATTCAAGTGGGCGGTGGCATTCGCAGTGAGGAAACCATTCGTACATTACTGGATATCGGTGTCACAAGAGTCATTGTAGGTACGTTTGCTTTGAAACAACCACAAGCACTCCAACGACTACTAGTAGATTATCCGAATCAAATAATTGTCTCTGTGGATAGTAAGGATGGGTTTGTCACCTACCATGGTTGGCAAGAACAATCCACAAAAACAACACTATCATTTTCTAAAGAGTTAGAAGCTCTAGGAGTACAGACAATCGTCTATACCGATATAGCCAAAGATGGAATGATGCAAGGACCGAACATCAACGATTATCAAACCCTACAACAACAGACCTCATTGAATATCATTGCCTCAGGTGGAGTATCTACTTATGATGACATCAACACACTACGAGAACTGGGTTTATATGGAGCGATTATTGGTAAAGCACTCTATATTAAACAACTGAACCTAAAGGAGGCAATCCGATGCTCGCAAAACGAATCATTCCCTGTTTAG
- the hisF gene encoding imidazole glycerol phosphate synthase subunit HisF: protein MLAKRIIPCLDVRDGRVVKGTKFTNIHDVDDPKVLGKRYSEDGADELVFYDITASHEERQTSLEFVEQVALEINIPFCVGGGIRTMDDIKTILRKGADKVSLNSGALDNPSLIQEASQKYGAQCIVLSIDVKEENGQYLVYRNGGRINTRIDAIEWAKQGVALGAGELVINSINYDGMKNGFDITLLNKITAVVNVPVIASGGAGSINDFIELGKRTTADGFLAASVFHFGEINIPTLKETLNREGISVRIER, encoded by the coding sequence ATGCTCGCAAAACGAATCATTCCCTGTTTAGATGTCCGTGACGGACGAGTTGTCAAAGGAACAAAATTCACCAATATCCACGATGTGGATGATCCGAAAGTTCTCGGTAAACGCTACAGTGAAGACGGCGCTGATGAACTGGTATTTTATGACATCACCGCTTCCCATGAAGAGCGTCAAACATCTCTCGAGTTTGTCGAACAAGTTGCCTTAGAAATCAATATCCCCTTTTGTGTTGGAGGCGGTATTCGAACGATGGACGATATCAAAACCATCCTTCGCAAGGGAGCCGACAAAGTATCGTTAAACTCCGGGGCCCTTGATAATCCATCCTTGATTCAAGAAGCATCCCAAAAATATGGTGCCCAGTGTATTGTCTTATCAATCGATGTCAAAGAAGAAAACGGCCAATATCTTGTCTATCGTAATGGCGGTCGGATCAACACCCGTATTGATGCGATTGAATGGGCGAAACAAGGTGTTGCCTTAGGTGCTGGTGAACTCGTCATCAACAGCATCAATTACGATGGGATGAAGAACGGATTTGACATCACCCTATTAAACAAAATAACAGCTGTTGTCAATGTTCCTGTAATTGCCTCTGGCGGTGCAGGATCAATAAACGATTTCATCGAACTTGGCAAGCGTACTACCGCAGATGGATTTCTCGCTGCTAGTGTATTCCATTTCGGAGAAATAAATATTCCGACATTAAAAGAGACGCTGAACCGCGAAGGTATCAGTGTCCGGATTGAGAGGTAA
- the hisIE gene encoding bifunctional phosphoribosyl-AMP cyclohydrolase/phosphoribosyl-ATP diphosphatase HisIE, with protein MNITFNKEELVPVIVQDYRTGEVLMLAYMNQEAYDKTVETNDMYYFSRSRQTLWRKGETSGNTQRLVSLSYDCDQDTLLAVVNQTGPACHTGNKSCFYRSVVGELETRQDPLVALYDTIQAKQRNPDEGYTSYLFDKGLDKILKKVGEETSEVIIASKNNNEETIYEISDLFYHVLVLMANQGITLPDIYKELASRRK; from the coding sequence ATGAATATTACATTTAACAAAGAAGAACTTGTCCCCGTCATTGTTCAAGATTATCGAACGGGTGAAGTCTTAATGCTTGCTTATATGAATCAAGAAGCGTACGACAAAACTGTGGAAACAAACGATATGTATTACTTCAGTCGTAGTCGTCAAACCTTATGGCGTAAAGGCGAGACATCCGGTAACACGCAACGCTTGGTATCCCTGTCATATGACTGTGATCAAGATACATTATTGGCCGTTGTCAATCAAACCGGTCCAGCCTGCCACACTGGGAATAAATCCTGTTTCTACCGAAGTGTTGTGGGTGAACTAGAAACTAGACAAGATCCGCTAGTAGCACTGTATGATACGATTCAGGCAAAACAACGGAATCCGGATGAAGGATATACATCCTACTTGTTTGACAAAGGATTGGATAAGATCTTGAAAAAAGTTGGTGAGGAAACCAGTGAAGTCATTATCGCATCAAAAAATAATAATGAGGAAACCATCTATGAAATCAGTGACTTATTCTATCACGTGTTGGTGTTGATGGCGAATCAAGGAATTACCCTTCCCGATATCTATAAGGAACTCGCATCACGACGAAAATGA
- a CDS encoding histidinol-phosphatase HisJ family protein, which yields MIPRNHDYHIHTNYSPDADQEATFEAYINQAQALGLTKLTFTDHVDIDAVHPLFHTPIDYNAYLKEFNTVKQTSPIDIQLGVEIGYQSHVVEEINTFLSKYPFTHVILSIHYLEQKDLYTQEYFIGKTKRQAYQTYFETCLDAIESIDQFDVFGHLDYITRYSPYGDYDYEEYKDIIDRILQALIRKNKGLEINTSGIANEQRTYPKQEVLDRFIELGGTTLVYGSDAHKISELGRFFIQKKQV from the coding sequence ATGATTCCACGCAATCACGACTATCACATCCACACCAACTACTCTCCGGATGCTGATCAAGAGGCTACATTTGAGGCCTATATCAACCAAGCTCAAGCACTTGGTCTTACCAAGTTAACCTTCACGGACCATGTGGATATCGATGCCGTTCATCCGTTATTCCATACCCCCATTGATTACAATGCATACCTAAAAGAGTTCAATACCGTTAAACAAACATCCCCCATCGATATTCAACTTGGTGTTGAAATTGGTTATCAGTCCCATGTTGTTGAAGAGATTAATACATTCTTGTCCAAATACCCCTTCACACATGTAATCTTATCAATCCACTATCTCGAACAAAAAGATCTTTATACGCAAGAATACTTCATTGGAAAAACAAAAAGACAAGCCTATCAAACATACTTTGAGACCTGTCTAGATGCCATTGAATCAATTGATCAATTTGATGTCTTTGGACATCTTGATTACATTACTCGGTACAGTCCTTATGGTGATTATGACTATGAGGAATATAAGGATATTATTGATCGTATACTACAAGCCTTAATCCGTAAGAACAAGGGTCTTGAAATCAATACATCAGGAATTGCAAATGAACAACGAACGTATCCCAAACAAGAGGTCCTTGATCGCTTTATTGAACTTGGTGGGACAACACTTGTTTACGGGTCGGATGCTCACAAAATTTCGGAACTTGGTCGTTTCTTTATCCAAAAAAAACAGGTTTAA
- a CDS encoding DegV family protein, with protein MVKILIDSTVYIPKKMIEDNDITVVSLNVTAGTETYPEVSVDNDFIWAKQDEGIQWKTSQPAPGDFLSEFQRLIDGGAEMIFCVLLSKNISGTFQSALLAKNMLDDPDKVHLFDTQLCAYGTEMIAVELVEMVQQQKSNYDIIQRITSIIATSHQMFTVENLFSLTKGGRLSVARAAIGTVLRIKPVIEVIKGKLELVKSERTYKKIHQYFVNSIRKSLEGHKTVTFYITSQNSKDSALQVQELLLEEFPGSKITFTEYLGPVFSIHVGKKGYGISWFVE; from the coding sequence ATGGTTAAAATATTGATTGATAGTACGGTGTATATTCCCAAGAAGATGATTGAAGACAATGATATTACAGTTGTTTCTTTAAATGTTACAGCTGGTACAGAGACCTATCCAGAAGTATCGGTTGACAATGACTTTATTTGGGCAAAGCAAGATGAAGGAATCCAGTGGAAAACCAGTCAGCCGGCACCCGGCGACTTCCTGTCCGAGTTCCAACGATTAATTGATGGTGGGGCTGAGATGATCTTCTGTGTCTTGTTATCAAAAAATATCAGTGGTACATTCCAAAGTGCATTGTTAGCAAAGAACATGCTTGATGATCCCGATAAAGTTCATTTGTTTGATACGCAGTTATGTGCTTATGGTACTGAAATGATCGCGGTTGAATTGGTTGAGATGGTCCAACAGCAAAAATCCAACTATGACATCATTCAACGGATTACATCCATCATTGCGACATCGCACCAAATGTTTACGGTAGAAAATCTCTTCTCGTTAACCAAAGGTGGGCGACTAAGCGTTGCTCGGGCAGCAATTGGAACGGTGTTACGGATCAAACCAGTTATCGAAGTAATCAAGGGAAAATTAGAACTAGTTAAAAGTGAACGTACGTATAAAAAAATACATCAGTATTTCGTCAATAGTATCCGTAAATCCTTAGAAGGACATAAAACTGTAACGTTCTATATTACCAGTCAGAATTCCAAGGATAGTGCGCTTCAAGTACAAGAACTACTGTTAGAAGAATTCCCAGGAAGCAAAATTACATTTACGGAATATCTAGGACCTGTATTCAGTATCCATGTTGGAAAAAAAGGATATGGAATCAGTTGGTTTGTAGAGTAA
- a CDS encoding DegV family protein has product MTFKVVVDSTFYLSEEEIKKYDIKRASLNILDGDDTHRELDTENEFVFDALKHHRRLSTSQPSPAEFLHLYEKCLEEGADKVFVLTLAEPLSGTYQSAEIAKKMLDDPDKVHLFKSQMAAFGNEMLTLELIDMINQKKSEQEIIDRINTLNDRSYIMFTIENLIHLMRSGRLSRAKALVGTVLRVKPILHTVKGKLEIHSSERTHKKVMATLLDEMKRTTEGAKNIIIRIVSKNSLENASTLKSLIEETFTKAKVTFSEYVGPVFSIHLGTNAYGVSWTSE; this is encoded by the coding sequence ATGACATTTAAAGTAGTAGTGGATAGTACGTTTTATCTATCCGAAGAAGAAATTAAGAAATATGATATTAAGCGTGCTAGCTTAAATATTCTAGATGGGGATGATACCCATCGTGAACTGGATACGGAAAATGAATTCGTCTTTGATGCATTGAAACATCATCGTCGGCTATCAACATCACAACCGTCTCCTGCAGAGTTTTTACATCTATATGAGAAGTGTTTGGAAGAAGGCGCAGATAAAGTCTTCGTCTTAACCTTAGCAGAGCCTCTCAGTGGAACCTATCAAAGTGCAGAAATTGCCAAGAAGATGTTGGATGATCCCGACAAGGTTCATCTGTTTAAATCGCAGATGGCAGCCTTTGGTAATGAGATGTTAACCCTGGAACTAATTGATATGATCAATCAGAAGAAGTCGGAGCAAGAAATCATTGATCGGATCAATACATTGAATGATCGTTCTTATATTATGTTCACGATAGAGAACCTCATTCATTTAATGCGCTCAGGACGATTATCACGGGCCAAAGCTCTTGTGGGTACTGTATTGCGTGTCAAACCAATCTTACATACGGTTAAGGGGAAGCTTGAAATTCATAGTTCAGAGAGAACCCATAAGAAAGTAATGGCGACACTTTTAGATGAAATGAAGCGAACAACCGAAGGTGCAAAAAACATTATTATTCGCATTGTCTCCAAGAATTCCTTGGAGAATGCATCGACATTGAAATCGCTTATTGAAGAAACGTTTACGAAAGCGAAGGTTACGTTCTCAGAGTATGTTGGTCCTGTGTTTAGTATTCACTTAGGAACCAATGCATACGGAGTATCGTGGACCAGCGAATAA
- the trhA gene encoding PAQR family membrane homeostasis protein TrhA encodes MKKTSLGELIANAVSHGVGVLFAITYLILLLVKSNSITEALVSTAFGVSMIVLYLSSTLFHSFPENMKRVYRVFQRFDHSSIFLLITGTYTPFIVLCADTLTGHILLGSLWLITITGIVFKSIWIDKFHYVHLALYVLMGWSVVLVWSDIQPNLGNSLWFLLIGGISYTLGVGFYVSRFKYAHFVWHIFVLLGSFMHFLAVWGIL; translated from the coding sequence ATGAAAAAGACATCGTTGGGTGAATTAATTGCGAACGCCGTATCGCACGGTGTAGGGGTATTATTCGCCATTACCTACTTGATTTTATTGTTGGTGAAATCCAACTCGATAACCGAAGCTCTCGTTAGTACTGCTTTTGGTGTATCGATGATCGTTTTGTACTTATCCAGTACCTTGTTTCACTCGTTTCCGGAAAACATGAAACGAGTATACCGTGTCTTTCAACGGTTTGATCATTCAAGTATTTTCTTATTAATTACGGGTACCTACACACCATTCATTGTACTGTGTGCTGATACCCTTACCGGGCATATCTTGCTTGGATCACTATGGTTGATTACCATTACTGGGATTGTATTCAAATCGATTTGGATTGACAAGTTTCACTACGTTCATTTAGCACTCTATGTATTGATGGGGTGGAGCGTTGTCCTGGTCTGGAGTGATATTCAACCCAATCTTGGAAACAGTTTATGGTTCCTACTGATTGGTGGGATCAGTTATACATTGGGAGTTGGATTCTATGTATCACGATTCAAATATGCCCATTTCGTATGGCATATCTTTGTATTATTAGGAAGTTTTATGCATTTTCTTGCTGTGTGGGGCATACTGTAA
- a CDS encoding (2Fe-2S)-binding protein, which translates to MDKRQRYIEQKAEQAKIDGVVCVCKQVTERRIRKAVNAGHRRFVSVKRVTEASSSCGLCQPFVEDIIADTIKRRK; encoded by the coding sequence ATGGATAAACGTCAGCGATATATCGAGCAAAAGGCTGAACAAGCAAAGATTGATGGCGTTGTTTGTGTTTGCAAACAAGTTACCGAGCGTCGGATTCGCAAGGCAGTGAATGCGGGACATCGACGTTTCGTATCTGTCAAACGAGTTACCGAAGCTTCTAGTAGTTGTGGACTGTGTCAGCCGTTCGTTGAAGACATCATTGCCGATACAATTAAACGTCGTAAATAA
- a CDS encoding NAD(P)H-dependent oxidoreductase subunit E, whose protein sequence is MKKSDLHVELLDTTRLNQLDSYIETIQDPVGSLINVLHRAQHIFGYIPRELQLYIARKLNIGAAKVNGVVSFYSYFSEEKTGKYLISVCMGTACYVKGAEEIVKTFLRELDVDKHEVTDDELFSVRDVRCVGACGLAPVVTVGEKVYGHVTPDDVAKIIKDFRGDKVC, encoded by the coding sequence ATGAAAAAATCAGACTTGCATGTGGAGTTATTGGATACGACGCGTTTGAATCAATTGGATTCGTATATCGAAACAATACAGGATCCTGTGGGAAGCCTTATCAATGTCCTCCATCGTGCACAACACATCTTTGGGTATATCCCAAGGGAGTTACAACTGTACATTGCCCGTAAATTAAACATCGGGGCTGCGAAAGTGAATGGTGTTGTTAGTTTTTACTCGTATTTCTCTGAAGAGAAAACTGGTAAATACCTAATTAGCGTTTGCATGGGAACCGCCTGTTACGTAAAAGGTGCGGAAGAGATCGTTAAGACATTTTTAAGAGAACTGGACGTCGACAAGCACGAAGTGACTGACGACGAATTGTTTAGCGTACGTGATGTACGGTGTGTCGGAGCATGTGGGCTTGCTCCAGTCGTTACGGTTGGAGAAAAAGTATACGGTCATGTTACGCCCGATGATGTCGCCAAAATCATTAAGGATTTCCGAGGTGATAAGGTATGTTAA